In Terriglobales bacterium, one DNA window encodes the following:
- a CDS encoding sugar phosphate isomerase/epimerase family protein, whose protein sequence is MSTHVRVRERLQISHLEAMINGGAQAIELFCQKEHFDYTDRARVRELAGWFREHPDVLHSLHSPIYSEADYGRHMAPPVNVVADEKFQRIAAMDEAKRAIEFAEQTPFRFLIQHLGVGREKWEPRKMEYAITALEHLRVFAKPLGVTVLVENIDNEITTPDKLQEIVNTAHFDDIGFCFDIGHAHFGMGVRASFSTMQDKIRSTHLHDNHGMRDEHLWIGEGTIDWDEAMGLLRSAPHTPALLLEITGESQKEISAAASESFAKLEKAMEAAQQMAER, encoded by the coding sequence ATGTCCACTCACGTACGCGTCCGCGAACGCCTGCAGATCAGCCATCTGGAAGCAATGATCAACGGCGGTGCCCAGGCAATTGAACTCTTTTGCCAGAAAGAGCACTTCGATTACACCGATCGCGCTCGCGTTCGCGAGCTGGCTGGATGGTTTCGCGAGCATCCTGACGTACTGCATTCGCTGCACTCGCCTATTTACAGTGAGGCGGATTACGGCCGACACATGGCGCCGCCAGTAAACGTTGTTGCTGACGAAAAGTTCCAGCGGATCGCGGCCATGGATGAGGCCAAACGTGCCATCGAATTCGCCGAACAGACGCCGTTTCGTTTCCTGATCCAGCACCTCGGTGTGGGAAGGGAAAAATGGGAGCCGCGCAAGATGGAATACGCGATCACCGCTCTCGAGCATCTGCGCGTCTTTGCTAAGCCTCTCGGAGTCACCGTCCTTGTCGAAAACATCGATAACGAGATCACGACTCCAGACAAACTCCAGGAAATCGTGAACACCGCCCATTTCGATGACATCGGCTTCTGTTTTGATATCGGCCATGCCCATTTTGGGATGGGTGTCCGCGCCAGCTTCAGCACCATGCAGGACAAGATTCGTTCCACCCACCTGCACGACAACCACGGCATGCGCGACGAGCACCTGTGGATTGGCGAAGGCACGATCGACTGGGATGAAGCTATGGGCCTTTTACGTTCAGCTCCACATACCCCCGCGCTGCTCCTCGAGATTACCGGCGAATCCCAAAAAGAAATTTCCGCAGCAGCGAGCGAAAGCTTTGCCAAACTGGAGAAGGCAATGGAGGCTGCTCAACAAATGGCTGAAAGA